acatttgaattatttacaacTTCCAATAGTTATTGGATGGCGAAAACGCTCTTCTATGGTGGATGGAGGTTGTTTTGAgctaagaagaaaaaagaaggaGGGAGATGAGAGATGTAAAAGAAaaagtgagagaaaaaaaattgaatgtaatACGGACTATAATAATATGTGTAAGCTCAATCAATTCaatagttataaaaaattacaccGTGATAAATCATTTTAATAGTGTTCTAACATActctcttaattttattttaaattattgatcattttataatatcaattcaattaaatacaattaacaaatatatttaaataaatagtatttattttattattaaaatcaataaaattaattatttttaaaaaaatcacacaCAACGTAAGGTAAACGGTTAAAGTAAGACGTAGTAAATGTCAGAAAATTTactcctaatttttttttggtttaattgcagttttggtccctctattttagctgaatggcgaaagtagtcccctcattttgtttctctccagttttggtccctcaaatagaattttggtccaaaatttaataaaatttcatattttaaagtcatacacaccatttatgattatagatttcaggtacaattgttgcaaatgagatcttgagacatgatgtgacttaaataaatgcaaaaaatgaaatttcatcaagttttggatcaaatttctgtttgagggaccaaaactggagaaaaacaaaatgggagaactactttcgcgattcaactaaaatagggagaccaaaactgcaattaagttttttttttttttttttttacagatcaATTTACTCCTAGATGTTACTTTGAAATCCAAATTTAATCTAGACCACATATCCCTCCCACTTATCACAATGTCACACCCCTTCTAACACTTTCGCATCCAATGGCTCAGATTCAATCTACTTCTCCAGATTCAATCTTAACCATACGCGGCTCCAACACACACTCAAAAAAAATGATAGCGAACTGACACCGTATTGGAGGACTCCGTCGCGGCCACCATCTTTTCCGGCAAGCCAATACGTCTCTTAACCGTCACCATCTATTTCTACTGCCGCCGTGGAACTCCCCAGTGTGCATCTCTAAATTTGTACGGTCTTCCTATCCCAATAGGTATAATTTCCTCAAATtccaaaaccctaattgttgaAAGATGCTTTTTTGTGTAATTTGAAAACACGaatttgttgtttttatgtCTTTACCATGGCCTTGCTAGAAAAATTAACAAGAAAAGCTGTGATATTCCTAAACTTGATAGGCAAAGATATATTGtttcatcaattttattttatcaaaaattttataataaaacattAAGGGTATTAATGTGAAAAGGCGCACACTTCTTTATTCATTCCGTAGTTATGCTAATTGCTTGTAACCACCATGAGGAAAGAAATGTACTtgacaatatttaatttttaacttaagTAATATATTTCTCGATCAAGTGTGAGTTTTCCTAGAGTTTCTATGTTGAAATTTTGTCTGATGGTTGTTTTTAGTATCAAAAAGAGTGGTTCACCAATTTCATCACTCACTGTCTTTCTGTTGTATCGAATATCAGTGTCATGTCTTTATAAAATGGACGTGGGCTTCACCATTTAATTTTCCTTGGAGACATTGTATGGACTGAGGAAGAGGAAGAGAGAACTGATTCTCCAATAACCTTGCTACAGACAGAAGTGACGTTGATGTCAACCTGACAAATATAATGAGCTTTGTGGCATTGACATGGATGAATTGTATACGAAGGCATCTTCTACCAAAAGCAAGGTTTCTTCACACTTTGCAAGTTCTTCAATCAGAACAAATTTTAATGTCTCCTTCTCTTGCATCTCTGGACCTTCCCGACATCTGGACTCCTAATTATTCATGTCAGAGTAGTCCAGCCATACTTAAAAGTGGTAAGCATCCTTTTTACTCTTGGTTTGACAATTGTTTTATTGCTATTTGTGTGAGATCATCGTGAAGGAAAACATTGTTAATATCAAGTTCATAAAGAGGCCAGTGGCATTAGCACTATAATGAGAAGGATTACGAGTGGACAATATACCTTTTCAGACCGCAATAGAAAGATTGGGTTGGGCCGGAGTGGGTGGGGTGGTTGTTGGCGGGTCTATAAGAGCTGCAATGTGGGCGTTTGTGCTGGAGGTGAAGGCACATGTGCTAGAGGTGGAGGCGGTCGATGATGATAGACTGACCTGTTAGGGATGGGTAGTAGTAGAATTATTTTGAGTCTAGAGCGTCATTCGTGGAGTATTCTCTGCTGAGACCGGGAAGAAGAGGTAAAGCGGTTGACATAGACTTGAGTGTGTAATGTGGTCCAGAGAAAGATTTAGACTTTGAGAAGGTAACATCGCCTGagattagaaaaattaatttgttaactATATTGTTGCAATTAATAAGCTTGCCAAGCTAGATATTGTGGTTAACTTAGTATATACGCCAGTCACGTTATGGGTTGTCACAAACTATTTTGCTTCAATCCCTATAAATAGTTTGTTAGAAGCTatcattcttttcttttcctcctAATATACATTCTTAATTTGCTTCTTCTGTACATTTTATTCCTCAAGATGCTGTATTGAAATTTGGCATAGGTAATGAGCAAACTGCTATGGTACTTGATGGAAAGTTGATGTCAACGGAAATCAGATCTAAAATAGCTGATCAGGTAAGACAAATGAAGAAATGTCTGGGAAAGGTTCCTGGGCTAGCTGTTATTTTGGTGGGCCAGAGGAAGGATTCTCTTACTTATGTTCGCAACAAGATAATTGCATGTGAAGAAGTTGGAATCAAGTCCTTGGTGACTGAACTACCAACTGATTGTGCAGATGCTGATGTTCAAAATGCTGTCATGAGATTTAACAAGGACCCATCAGTTCATGGGATTCTTGTCCAGCTTCCTCTACCACAAGTAATTTCTGAATTTGTGACTTCTTaccataatttaattaattttagtatcGGTTGAGTTTTTATTCAAGAAAAGGCGTGCAACCACAATCTTTATCTGAATGTGTAATTTTTATCGcatgaattttaaattaaaatttgaagcatttatataatattttgtactGAAACAACTATcattgagatctcttggaattTTACTTTGTTAAAAGATATTTAGAAAATATCTCATTATATCTTAACGTCATTGTATTTGATTTAGTTTGATAATCTCTTAGGTTTTTAAGTTTCATTGTATTTCTTGATTTACTTTGATTATGTTGCACCACCAACAAAGcagtgcatttttttttcttcatttgtttCGATCTATTCCTTTCATCTTGTTTATATTCTTTATAGTATTAATCTGGCGACGATTATGGATGAGCGTCATAATAGCTAGTTCATTATAAACCATGCTAGTTATGCAATTTTACCATTACTTTAAAATCCTTGAAATATTTGAGATTATAAATCTATCTTTACTTTCCATTTTCTCCCGTTACATCTTTTATCGACGGACAAGAGCAGATCAAGATTCTCCTCTTCCTTCTGTTTTACATTTTGAATTGAAGTTAGactctcacttttttttttttatctcacaTCACTGGCTGAGCTCTAGCACAGGCCCTGTTTGAAATGATGTATATAAGTAGATATGGTCTAATATTATTATGTAAATGGGGAAGAAAATAAGATGAAAGAATACTTGTTTTCTATCTTCGATTCAATGAGATAGTACATGTACATCAAAGGAAACCAATCTACTAAAACCCTAAGTTTGGTTGTTTGGAGGTGTTATTTGCAAATGCAATAttcttttatcatatttttctgAATAACAAGTTTACATGTCAGATGTACAAtcataacaaataattaaacaaatgaGGATTAGCACACATGTTCAGGATTTGGAGATGTACTGTGATTGATTTGTTGCAAAATGTTTGGGACAGCATCTGGACGAGGAAAAAATTTTGGATGCTCTATGTCTTGAAAAAGACGTGGATGGGTTTCATCCTCTTAATATGGGGAATCTTGCTCTAAGAGGAAGGGAGCCATTGTTTACTCCTTGTACTCCAAAGGCCTGCATTGAGTTGTTGATAAGGTCTGGAGTTAAGATTATGGGGAAGAAGGCGGTGGTGATAGGAAGGAGTAATATTGTTGGTCTGCCGACATCGTTATTATTGCAGGTAAAAGGATAAAAGCTGTATGCACTtacaatataaaaaagtttCATACACGAATCTAATTATATATAACCATTATATCAATTTGTTATATTAGTTCATGAAATATCTTTACAGTTATTTGTGGTGAGATGTGATTAAATATGTGTGAAATTGTTTTACACTTGTATTCTAAAAGTCTGAAATGTGATTGTGGATACAAATTAAACTCTACTTAAAAGTTTGAAATCATGGTGTCAacacatttttcttttgatatatAGAAAGTCTAATACTGTCTTTTTATGTTGGCAGAGACACCATGCAACAGTCACCATCATACATGCATTTACAGAAAACCCTGAACAGATCACCTCTAAAGCTGATATTGTAGTTTCAGCTGCTGGAGTACCTAATTTGGTTCGTGGGAACTGGATAAAGTCCGGTGCAACTGTGATCGATGTTGGAACAAGTCCTGTTGAGGTGAGCTTGCAATAATATACTGTTTTTTTCACATTTTGCTTGCTGCATATCAGTTAACCAAGCTTAAGGATACAATGTTACAGGATCTTAGCTGCGAGGAAGGTTATCGTCTAGTTGGTGATGTGTGCTATGAAGAAGTTGTTAAGGTGGCATCCGTTATTACTCCTGTGCCTGGTGGGGTTGGACCTATGACAGTTACTATGCTTCTAGTTAACACTTTAGATTCTGCTAAACGTATGCTTAATTTTACTTGATCTctttctgttttgtttttatagtacattttgttgaatttggctcataaaaaatgaataacatgtaaactaaaataagaaaatcaatattttaacgTTGAGAATACTCACTTTACATTTTAAAGTGAATTGTTCATAACTGTATTTTGTTAACTCAGTCAATGCAATTTATACAGGTTAACTGAGCCATCTCATAAGATGATTATGAACACATTTTCATGTTAAAAGAAGGCGGACTTTTAGTTAGCCAAATAATGCATGTTATACAACTagagaaaaatatgaaagaTATCTACTATCCACCCCTCACATTTACTTTTCACCCTTCTAAAGTATCTGAAaagacaattttgttttttttttaaccatttaaaaaaaaattaaatacaagtaaattttttctcttcatcttcgaaaagttggttaaattataaaatgtaaattcttagttttgttataaaaaaaattgaaattttagatgaatgtgaaatttttaaatgtattttttttaaaaggttaccgaatttttgaaaatttggtTGAATGTCAAACTTtttgaaatgcaattttttcaaaagttaaaaaaaataaaaaaaatatgctgAATGTgaagtttttaaatataattttttcagatttaaaaaattgaaaattttgataaatacaaaacttttaaaatgcattttttagattttcttttgtaaaattcaaaaatttaaaattatcgaaatgttaataatttcaaaaaatttaattagtaaaaaaGAGGTAAAATGATCGAATAATAAggatttagttaaaaaataataattatgtgGTCGGATAGttgaaataatgtttaaaaGTGTGTGATTGAGAGTTTCTCCTTGGCATCTCTCAACtatctaattaaaaattaagattaaatacgttaattttttaattttatttatattttattctagaGTAGTAGtgaacaaattttttaagaagcaaaaagaaaaaagtttaataAACACTATAATATTAATAGGCAAAGGGAGTTttgtctttaaaattttaaaaatcacattttttatattttaaatggtACACTTAATTTCACTTCtttcaaagtaaaatattttttaatattccttTTTAAATCACCTGTTAGCATAACTTTAATAACATAGATAGTTGGACTAACTGAATAAGTGATCCACAcatttaaaaccaaaatttacagaccaaaatagaaaattttgtcataatatcattttcaaattcGGTTATTTTTTCAAGTGATTGATTGTCAATTTCAAAAGTTGAATAATGGTTATATATAAGTAGATACtgagttgtttctttaaattatttgatttatttctataaatttgttttaagcATTCCATAAAAAGATGTTGAATAATTAAATGTTTGTTAAATGAGTATAATCTGTCTAATTTTGAAGGTTAAATCTTTTTTCTCACTAGGGTCATGtatcttttaagaaatttacaaaatcatcatttatatctttttttttcttttcaatttaggTCTTTTATcctttaatatatttgtaaaattatccTTTAAAAATGCTTATGTGTTATTAAAAATGACTAACAAAtccatataatattattattaattattttattttaatgttgatgaaagatgaaaatgatgagtaacaaaataatgaatatTGATGTATCTTTTTTGGGTTTAAAGAACcctaacaattaaatttatgtgattttattcaaaaatcattaataatttattttaaaagacaaATAATCCAAACGAAAAggaacataaatataaaaaatctaaatattatacataaataagatatttttgacgtcttatattataataaatgaaataatagtatttttattaaattaatcttattaaatattaatgtattattaatattataaatataaagtagaagatattatatttaaaataatataaataatattaattaaagattacaaaataaaaagaaaaaatacataaaaagtaaaaataattcattgaaATAATTGGTTTATGCAAATGGAACATTTATAGTAGCATTGAAAAAACAAGACCAGTAATGATTTTGTGaatagataaagaaaaatactaataaatgtCTTTgttaaacattaaaaaataaaatatgttttaagatatatatatataatattttaaaaagtaatttttcatttgatttctTAACGAGTGTGAATAATAGGATaagcataaataaatataaatgaaaagttGTTAGGATCTTAATCCTTCCTTCCCCAGCGAGCGAGTGAGTGCAGTTCCAATGTGATGTGATGGGTTATTTTATCAGTGTCAATTAAACGGAGAATTTCCAAAGTTATTACTTACTTTACTCCTATCAAATGATCTCAAAAGTATTGGAGAAGTGTATTTGGCCgtaattttaaactaaatacatAATTTTAAGGAGTACTAGTATTTTAGTGTTTCAAATCAGAAAGTAGTAAAAACAAAGATGGCAGTAACATGGGTATTTGGGTACGGTTCTTTGATCTCAAAAGCTGGGTTTCACTTCGATGAACGTGTTATCGGTTTCATCAAAGACTATCGACGTGTCTTCTACCAAGGTACTTTCTTTCTCACACTCTTCAAAATTCATTCCCCAAATAATACTTACTAATTCTtcattgttatcatcacttttAGGCTCTACTGACCATAGAGGAACCCCTGATTTTCCTGGAAGAACTGTCACATTGGAACCTGCTCAAGGAGAAATTTGTGTAACTTTTTCAgattttaattatatcaatCATATAGTGTTTCATTATGTTTTATAAGTTATTACTTTATGAGCTGCTTATATTTagatttattcaatttttttatgtggATTTACTTGTTATGCAATATACTCCATTTTTAATCTTTTGGGAAAATATTTGCTTAGAATGGGGAAAAACGGATTGCCAGCAGTCACTTAATCATACTGTTGTATATTTGGATCTTACTTTGCAAAGTCGGAATATGAGTTGTTCGATTAAGATCGAAAGGCTGAGATTGTGTGACTACTTGGTTAACTTGGGATCCGGATTCCATTCGGTTACAAGTGGTGTCTGCACAAGTTTGAGGCCGTTCAATCAAGATTGGACAATGCAGATTTTAACGTTGGTGTTTTTTgttaaacaaaaatgaaaaaactgTCTTGAAATTTGAACCATCTGGTCAAGATCGAACAGTTCCTAGGTGCTGATTACACCAAATGGTGACTGCACCTAATCCAATTTCGTTAACTTGACCCAGGTAATCCTGAACCATGAAATTATAGTTTGGCCTGAAACATGTTGATGTATATGTGTTTAATATTTGTTGAATCTATGTTAAGTTAATGGAATAGCAGCTTTTTAAATTGTACCTGGCTGTATGGCATCTGTAAGTACTGAACAAAAGTGAGTTTTAGTAAGCAtgccaaaacaaaatttatttttgtttcattatTGTAAAAGTAGAAATGCATTTCATCTTTTGTTCACTCTTGGCTTTCACATTTACTCCCTCCGTTGCTATTTATATACAAAAGTGTTGATCACGGAGGGAgtgtcttttttcttttcatttaattacaTTGGCCTTCCTATTGTTTCTTGTTTTTGTGCTTTTAATTATTCTGTGAATAACTCTTGTAATATAATTTGCAACTTTCTGATGAGTCAAAATCATTTTGGATTCAATCAATATTTGAAATGGATACTTACTCTATTGTGCAAGGAGATAGTGGGGAGCTGCTTACAAGATCTCAAAGAAAGAAGATCAAGAAGTTGCATTAACGGtaagatttttaaaatgtgtttgCTTCATCTTAAGTTCAAACTTTGACCAAGATTTGATTGGTCCAAATGGTAAAGAATTCATACACCTTAAGCAAGTGGTCAAAGGTTTAAACTTTGACTCTTGTGTATGGAGAAACTTGATTAGAAGGGGGAGAACCCACCACCCACCTTGTATGTTCTTAAGGTTCTGTGAAGAAGATTAGTTGCTGCTAAATGGTGGTTGATACTTTCAGCCTATAACATGGTTACCCAGAAAACGTTTGAACTTGTgtataattattcatttttctcCAGTGGCCAGTACTTGCCGAGTAAAAATGGGATTGATACACAGTCTCAGCATaccaaattaaattttgttgttatcTTAGTGATTGTGCATTTTTGTTGTCTAATTTACatactttgtttctaaaataagTTCAATTCTACCATCTTGAGCAGCTAAATCCAGCTAATGATCCCTTCCGTCTATCATACCAGCTTCCTTTTATCGGTTCCCAATGAATCATGTCATATGATTGTTTAATGATGCCAAATTTGCATAGTATATTTACAAAATAGCTTGTATCATTTAGAAAATCATGTTGTGTTTTCTAAGCACGTGGATTTGGGGTATAGGAGTCAAATGTTGATGGCAACCTACATCTTTGATGTTGCTATCTTTCTTACTTTCTTCATCAAATGTCACTATGTAAGTGCTTTACATTGTTGTATTTGTGTGTCACAGTATCTGGAAGTGAGGGAGAAGCAATATGACCGGAAGGAATATGTCGATGTTTTCACTGTAAGTGTCATAGGCCAAGATTTTTTAACACCAATAAGGTGAATGATGTTGTTCTGCTTTATAATAGTAGTTATTCCACTGATGAGTGTTGGCATCtcctgattttttttttcaggaaCTTACTGCTACAACGCCAGCCATTTCTGGGGCATTGGTGTAAGTGAAAGAAAAAGCCTAGCAACTTTTTCCACTTTTTTGCGTGTTTAAATTATAGCTAATTAGATCAGTGTGGTACTGTGGTTACTCTACAGATATATTGCATCCCCAGATAAGAAAGTTAATGTAAATTATTTAGGCCCTGCATCTGTTGAAGATATTGCAAGGTactatttatcttttatctagTGTATTACTATTTTGCTAGTCTCAATTTGTGGCATAAACTTAAACTTCACTTGAGAAGTCGTTATTATAATTGGTTTGGAGATCCTTGCTTCAGGAGGCTTATGAATTAGTCTTTAATGCACTATTTTTTAACAGGGAGGGTACTGAAAATCGAAAAGGTGATGATTAGTCTCTTTTGAATCTTTAGTGTCAAGATCATGCTGAAACATTGTGTCTACTCTTTAGTGTTTATGTATGGTTATTGGGTAACGATGGTATTTGATAATAGTTCAAAACTTCAACGAATGGTTAGAGTCAGCCTTTGGAAGTAGAAGTTCACGGTCCTCT
The genomic region above belongs to Cicer arietinum cultivar CDC Frontier isolate Library 1 chromosome 4, Cicar.CDCFrontier_v2.0, whole genome shotgun sequence and contains:
- the LOC101510803 gene encoding bifunctional protein FolD 1, mitochondrial-like; translation: MSFVALTWMNCIRRHLLPKARFLHTLQVLQSEQILMSPSLASLDLPDIWTPNYSCQSSPAILKSGNEQTAMVLDGKLMSTEIRSKIADQVRQMKKCLGKVPGLAVILVGQRKDSLTYVRNKIIACEEVGIKSLVTELPTDCADADVQNAVMRFNKDPSVHGILVQLPLPQHLDEEKILDALCLEKDVDGFHPLNMGNLALRGREPLFTPCTPKACIELLIRSGVKIMGKKAVVIGRSNIVGLPTSLLLQRHHATVTIIHAFTENPEQITSKADIVVSAAGVPNLVRGNWIKSGATVIDVGTSPVEDLSCEEGYRLVGDVCYEEVVKVASVITPVPGGVGPMTVTMLLVNTLDSAKRMLNFT
- the LOC101511126 gene encoding gamma-glutamylcyclotransferase 2-3 isoform X1 — encoded protein: MAVTWVFGYGSLISKAGFHFDERVIGFIKDYRRVFYQGSTDHRGTPDFPGRTVTLEPAQGEICWGAAYKISKKEDQEVALTYLEVREKQYDRKEYVDVFTELTATTPAISGALVVVLWLLYRYIASPDKKVNVNYLGPASVEDIARQIVKAEGPTGPNREYLFLLENALLQIGSKDKHVIDLANEVRRIISEEQ
- the LOC101511126 gene encoding gamma-glutamylcyclotransferase 2-3 isoform X2, producing the protein MAVTWVFGYGSLISKAGFHFDERVIGFIKDYRRVFYQGSTDHRGTPDFPGRTVTLEPAQGEICWGAAYKISKKEDQEVALTYLEVREKQYDRKEYVDVFTELTATTPAISGALVYIASPDKKVNVNYLGPASVEDIARQIVKAEGPTGPNREYLFLLENALLQIGSKDKHVIDLANEVRRIISEEQ